In Streptosporangiales bacterium, the sequence GCGGTGCGCCGTCGCGGTCGAACACGACCCCGCAGGTCTCCGCGGTGGCGCCGGCCCTGGCGAGCGAGCGGCGTTCGCGCTCGCCCAGCGCGTCGTACACCGTCGACAGACCGGTACCCCAGGCCCCGACCGAGATCACGGCGACGGACAGCCGCCGGTAGTGGCTGTGCGCCCGCGCCACGAGGGCCTCGCGGCGCAGCGCGGTCGCGGCGCCGGCGTCGGGGACGAGCAGCGGCGCGTAGAAGGTGACGGCCGAGCCGCCGGACGCCTCGGCCACCTTGCGGGTGACGTCGACGGTGCTCGCGTCGACGTCGGACCTGGCCAGTGCGCCGCACAGCTGGACTGCCGAGCACGGCGGCAGCTCGGTGAGCTGGGCCGCGAGGTCGAGCAGCGAGCGCCCCCACGCGATCCCCACGACGTCGCCCGGCTCGACCACCTCGGCCAGGTGGTCGGCCGCGAGGCGGGAGATCTGGTGCCTGAGCACGGCTGGCTCGTCGTCGTCGAGGTCGGCGACGACGACGTGCTCGTACCCCAGGCGCAGCCGGACGGCCTCGGACAGGTCGGTGTCGATCTCTGCCGGCCGGCCGATCTGGATGGTCACGAGACCCTCGCTGTGCGCCCGTTCGAGCAGCCGGGCGACCTTGAACCTGCTGAGACCGAGCTCCTCGCCGATCTGGATCTTCGACCGGCCGTCGAGGTGGAACCGTCGTGCCACGGCCGTGAGCTGGACGAGCTCCGCCGGGCCCAGCCGCCTGCGCTCTGTCGTCGGCATGGCGGCTCCCGGCTGGACGGCGTGTCGCCGTCGGTGCGCGGGGCTTGACAGCCCGTGCTGACGGCGCTGTACTCAGCGTACTCGTTCGAGCGTCGGTTCGCTCATCTGAGCGCACCGCGAGGAGGCTGCATGCGGGCGGCGGTCATCACCACCCCGGGCGACATCACCGTCCGGGAGGTGCCCGACCCGACGCCGGGACCCGGCGCGATCGTCGTACGGGTCGGCGCGTGCGGCGTGTGCGGCACCGACCTGCACATCGCCGACGGCGAGTTCCCGCCGACGCCGTACCCGATCGTGCCCGGACACGAGTTCAGCGGCACGGTCGTCGCGCTCGGCGCCGACGTCCGTGCCGACGTGCGCGAGGGAGACCGGGTCGCCGTCGACCCGTCGCTGTTCTGCGGGCGCTGCGCCGAGTGCAGGCGCGGGCGCGGCAACCTGTGCGAGAACTGGGGAGCGACGGGCGACACCGTCGACGGCGCGTTCGCCGAGTACGTCTCGGTGCCCGCCGTCCAGGCGTACGGCATGCCCGATCACCTGTCGTGGTCGGAGGGAGCGCTCGTCGAGCCGGTCTCGTGCGCCGTCCACGGTCTGCACCGGTTGGGTGTCGAGGTGGGCGAGCGGGTGCTCGTGGTCGGCGCTGGCACCATGGGACTGCTCATCTCGCAGCTCGCCCAGCGCGCGGGTGGCGTGGTGAGTGTCGTCGACCGCAACCCGGCCCGGCTGCCCGCGGCCGCCGAGATCGGCGCGCACGCGACCGCCGAGTCGGTCGAGGCGCTCGACGCGCCGCCGTTCGACGTCGCTGTCGACGTCACGG encodes:
- a CDS encoding transcriptional regulator; its protein translation is MPTTERRRLGPAELVQLTAVARRFHLDGRSKIQIGEELGLSRFKVARLLERAHSEGLVTIQIGRPAEIDTDLSEAVRLRLGYEHVVVADLDDDEPAVLRHQISRLAADHLAEVVEPGDVVGIAWGRSLLDLAAQLTELPPCSAVQLCGALARSDVDASTVDVTRKVAEASGGSAVTFYAPLLVPDAGAATALRREALVARAHSHYRRLSVAVISVGAWGTGLSTVYDALGERERRSLARAGATAETCGVVFDRDGAPLDPGLRSRVIGVGPADLRRTRSVLTLAYDARKADAVRAVKAGGIGTSLVTHTALARRLLA
- a CDS encoding alcohol dehydrogenase catalytic domain-containing protein, whose translation is MRAAVITTPGDITVREVPDPTPGPGAIVVRVGACGVCGTDLHIADGEFPPTPYPIVPGHEFSGTVVALGADVRADVREGDRVAVDPSLFCGRCAECRRGRGNLCENWGATGDTVDGAFAEYVSVPAVQAYGMPDHLSWSEGALVEPVSCAVHGLHRLGVEVGERVLVVGAGTMGLLISQLAQRAGGVVSVVDRNPARLPAAAEIGAHATAESVEALDAPPFDVAVDVTGAPPAIEAAFGALRRGGRLQIFGVAAAEARVSLSPFRIYNDEITIVGSMAVLNSYGKALELVGSGAVQVGGLVTDTLPLGRYADALQRVRDGAGLKVHVDPALPD